In Sebastes umbrosus isolate fSebUmb1 chromosome 7, fSebUmb1.pri, whole genome shotgun sequence, the sequence agtgcatgtttaaaggcagatagtgcatgtttaaaggcagatagtgcatgtttaaagttcttaaagtcctaatagttgtcatatgggggtcacccttggttgtggagcctgatggctaccagcatgaaggactaaCCCAGGCGAGGgagtaaaatcatcaaaattcaatatacatgcatttgtctGTTAACCTTTTTAAACATCACCTAAGTCAGCTACAATAACTAGAAATTATGAATTTTAACTTATTATATTCACACTTTGTTGCTCTTACACTTGTCATTCTCCAGTTTGTCCACAGGGTGTTGCTGATGTACTGCTGAGCAAACGCACGCACAATGCGTCTTGACGTCACAGCTTACGCTCCTCAGCGTCAGCAGCACACGCGTTGTTGTTGTGATTGATAGACAGAGAGGAGTCATGTTGAACTTTCGCTTTGCTTTTCGCCttcacaaatgtgttttaagtGATTGAAACAACGATGTCCGACATACTGATGAAGGAAATGGAGAGTATCTCGATCCAggcgaaggaggaggagagtcaggACGGTTCCCGGAGCTTTCTGCTGGTGGATGAACAAGAAAACCTGAAGGTAAAgttagctagcagctagcaggatgctaacagttagctagcTGCTAAGCTAAGAGGACAACACTAATATCACTGATGCTAACAGTGACAGTGCTAATACATCAGTCAAATCAGCTCACCAAACACTAAAGTCAAGTTATTATTCACTCAAATTGAAAAATTTCTCTCCACTGTTTTCTTAATGACAAAAACCACTGGCGagctttacacttactttagttgtatatacatcctatataacacttactttacactttacactatacatcctatataccactttatagactgcacatatatacatttatttattgcatatattacatttatttattgtacatattacatttatttattacatttatttattgcacatattacatttatttattgtacatattacatttatttattacatttatttattgtacatattacatttatttattgtacatattacatttatttattgcacatattacatttatttattgcacatattacatttatttattgcacatacatttatttattgcacatactacatttatttattgtacatactacatttatttattgcacatactacatttatttactgtacatattacatttatttattgtacatattacatttatttattgcacatactacatttatttattgtacatactacatttatttattgtacatattacatttatttattgcacatattacatttatttattgtacatattacatttatttattgcacatactacatttatttattgtacatactacatttatttattgcacatactacattttattgcacatattacatttatttattgcacatattacatttatttattgcacatatcacatttatttattgtacatattacattaatttattgcacatactacattttattgcacatattacatttatttattgcacatattacatttatttattgtacatattacatttatttattgtacatactacattaatttattgacggactgtacacactatgttcacccattcactttgtatcttttatatctctattattgtttttataatgtttgtagACCTTCACcgctcctgtgtttcactctgtttgctgatgtttgttgatgttgctgctttgacacctgaatttccctctggggattaataaaggttcatcatatcttatcttatcttatcttaatttaATAGTAAATAGCTTTTACCCATCACGTTAGTATATAGCTTAGTAATGTTTTAGCTAACAAGGGCTCATGATACATCAAAGAAACTAACTACCACTGAGGGAGCAAAAGGGTTTCTAATTGGGAAAGTCCCTGGTGAGTCACACAGCACAGCTGACCCGCAGGGaggctccttcttcttcttgtattGTTGTTACAACAGTACAAAGTGCAggtggtgataatgatgattattatacATATCCATACAGTCTGGGATGTATGCACAACCAGTTTTGTCCCTAGTGTGTAACTTTTAAAGAGCAGAAAACTTTtattaggcaaggcaaggcagctttatttgtagagcacatttcagcaacagagcaattcaaagtgctttacataaacattcaagaacattaagacaaagtgcaaaagaacattaagacataattagaACAGTTATAAAatcattaaagattagaaaataaaaacaaactaaaaatagaagctataggatagaagctaaaatagagtataacacacaagagtaaaagctctagtgcagtatatgatcattatctggtttaataaaaggcagcagcaaacaggaaaggtttaagctttgatttaaattttggtgcataaaaactgaacgctgcttctgcatgtttagttctgactctggggacactaagcagacctgatccagatgacctgagaggtctggacggttcataacataacattgcagaagatcagaaatgtattttggccctaaaccgtgtagctttgtaaaccagcaggagtattttgaaatcaattctctgagagacagggagccagttgaacattttaaaatgtttttgctttGCTTTTACCCGCGCAATACATATTTGTTGATGCAGCATCTTTTTCTTCCTGTTTCAGCCTAATTAGAAGCATAATTAAAATTTTAGCATAATTGGTGAGtgtgattataataaatgtgaacattatgtacataggcaaggcaaggcagcacAACCAGTTTTGTCCTTAGTGTGTAATTTATGAGCATAAGGAATGACAATCAACGAGGTAACTTTAAAAAGtagaaagttttttttacagaaatttagttttacagttCATATTCTCCCACTCACCGTTTAACCCCAAGCTATACTAACAGGACAAGGTGCTGAGTTCCACACCAGTACACACCGCAATCAATACATCTTACACGCTAAATGAATTAACACAGTCACACGTGATTAATTTCACTGCAAACGATTAACAACCACAGCACACCTTAAGCCTGCCCTGGCTATCTGACTGGGATTCACCCTGAGTTAGATTATACACAGTGGGGCAGGCAGGCAAATCgacaaacagaacaaaacaaacaacaaaaagaacaaGAGGAGACTAGTTCGCCCCAAGGGCAATGCCCATATCTTTTTCACCGCTACCGGTTCACTGGAAATAACACCCCCAAAAAACAAAcgcaaacaacaaaaatagtCCCACGGCCGACTGATGCTCTGCAGAGAAACAAATATTAACAATCTTAAAAACACTTAATTACCAAACATTAAccgattaaatgttaaaacactaCATATCTAAACTTTAAAATACCTGGTACGTCGATCTATTTTTACTACCGACTACCAACCGCCTTCAACACATCAGGGAATCAGATCTgcaatacacaaacacaataaaagtcacacacattcaaacctgacagcataaaacaaaacacacagacacccgTCTTAGGCCTACCAGTTGTTCCTGGCCTCTCGTCTTCCCTGCATGCCACATGGAATGAGCTGTTCCCCTGCCTCACTCCACCGGCCTGAGTTAATGTCACAACCAGAGTTCCTCCTGCAGGAAGCCCTATATCTACAACCTTCACTAATTGTTGCTCCTCCCCTTTTCCGGTCTGTGCCACCTAACACATAATGATGATTTTTATACATATCCATATAGTCTGGGATGTATGCACAGCCTATTTTGTCCTTAGTGTTTGTCCTAAGAGAGCTAAAGGCCCAGCAGATAACCCAGTTCTCTATGTTGTTGTGTGTTAAAGCTCCTTGTCATCCAAGACTGAATTTATTGGTCACGCAAATTCAATAAGCTTTTCCCCTGATTCAATGAAGTCAGCAGGGGAGCCAATGATATCATGTTAAGACAGCCCAGCAATCCATCCTCTGTCCCATAAATGGCTCTCTGCATTGtgttctccttcctctccctcccagGTCCGCGATGAGACTGAGTTTGTGGACAGACTCGGCTGTGGGGACGTGGCAGGAGTCAAGGTCCTCTCTATCTTTGGCAACACCGGCGATGGCAAGTCCCACACCCTCAACCACATCCTGTTCGGGGGTGAGAGTGTGTTTTACACCTCCAAGTCCCCCAGCTCCTGTACAGTGGGAGTGTGGGCCGCGTACGACCCCACACTCAGCCTGGTCACCCTGGATACGGAGGGCCTGTTGGGGgccgcagccaatcagaaccAGAGGATGCGGCTGCTGCTAAAGGTAATTTCAGTTGTCGCTGGTTGGTTTTGTTGGAATTAACTGAAAGCTTGATGTATAGCATAGAAGTTTGTCTGCACAGCACACATTGTACAGGTTGTTAGGGTGAGAGACAATGGCTGTATTCAAAATCGCATACTAGCAGTATGTACTAATTTGGCCTAAATGTAGCATGTcgtatgcagtatgcaaaatAAGGCAGAATTGCATTATATTTTGGGACAGCTGGTTCCAGGAGAGGGGTATATACACACATCAAGTATATGTCCCTGTAAATATAGTTGACTGGTAAAAGAGTCAGATGTGATGTGTATTTTGGGTCTTACCAGCTGTGTTTTAGACAACACATTAGTGTATCCCTGTAGTTTCTTTTCCTCAAACaattaacagatgaaaccttaattgcacaacatgagactaatagccTACAATCTAgaattaaatattacaattacacagaaagttaggactttctacaacacgtggtgtttgttgtcaaaactaagagccaatcagctctttgattaggcgacagccaggcgtttcccatcatgccctgggtcttgcagtcatTTGAGAGCAGCTGCGgtgcctggctctaaaaactgcggtCGCCACAATCTTGTGATGTTGTCGTTGCCCgtgtgtgcatgacgtcagagctAGTCGGACACAAATTTAACCGGCATGCATTTTGCGCTGATCGCCGGTGATCGATTgtgcgcaggcctggctcatctcgaacgagcctattGTGTGTTCAAAAGATGTGGCTTGTCTTCCTTGTCAACCTCTCCTTATGCTCGCACTGTAACTTATTAGCAAATCCTCGCACACTTACATCTATGTTCCATTTCTCCATGTGTCCTGTTTTCTTGGTAAAGGTCATAGATGCTACTTGGCTCTCTATATGTATCTCTACTCCCTTCTCTTCAAGGTATTGGCAGTGTCTGATATAGTAGTCTATCGTACACGGGCAGAGCGCCTCCACAACGACATGTTCCAGTTCCTGAGCAACGCCTCGGGGGCCTACCTGAAGCACTTCACCCCGGAGCTCAGAGCCCTCTCGAGCCGCTGTGGTCTGGATGTGCCCCTCTCTACTCTTGGGCCCGCCGTCATCGTCTTCCAGGAGACAACGCACACCCAGTTGCTCGGTCATGGTAGGGGAGGAAATATACCAAATGGCATGCATGTGTAATCATTCAAGCATGATGCTTTGTCTTTTTACAGGATTTATTTTTATGGGTTTTAATCTCTTATTCTGTGGTTCCTGCTGTCCAGATAAAATCCCTTTGCTTCCTTTCCCTTGTAGATTCGAAGATGACCGGCCAGGCCGACACGCTGCTCCAGAAGCGTTTTCACGACCTGAACTTGGGGACGGAGGCCTTCAGCTCGGTGCAGTACGTTGGGACCCAGACCATCACACCCCCCACTGACTACAACAGGCTGCTGGAGGCCGTCAGGCAGCAAGTGAAGAACACTCACACACGCTCCCCCCGCCAGCCCACGATAGTGTTTCACGCTCTGGAGGTAAGTGGTGGACTATTACCTTCTGTGTTAAATAGACACCAAGTAGAGTTTTAGAGAAATTTAACAAGAGAGATGAAGACCGTTTCGACTCTTATCTTGTTTTGTGTCcacttttcctctctcccttcaATCTTCACCTTCCTTTTTTACGTTTCTTTAGGCCCTAGGTGAGCGTTTCTGTGGGGAACTGTCAGACGATAAGCTGACCCCCTTCTCCTTCTTCCCAGACGAGTACTTCACCTGCTCCGCTGTCTGCCTCAGCTGCAAGTaagtcattaaaaaacattttgagcagtttcttttttttgtctccagTTTTTCTCCATTCTAGAGATGAAATTTTACTGAGGCTGAAACACtggtcaaaaaataaataaatcttcaaTTTGATTCAGTCATTCTTCTATACCTGTGCAAAATTACACCTCTCATCACTCTGTTCAGTGCATACTGATATTtccctcaaatgtttttgtttgtacttgatttaaaaaaaatccaatgtTCTTCGGAATAAAAACAGTTTCTATATTATGTCAAGCTTTATTATAGATAACCAAGAATGTCAGGGATGGCTTTATCACATAAgtcattaaataaaataatgtgatAGCGTCAAACATCCATACCAATCTATACATTTCATTATCTGTGTTATCTAGGGGTGTGCACGGCTTCTCCAtagattgttttatttatccGTTGTATATCTTGCAACAGAGATGCTGTTCCTACATAAGCGgccacaaacaaaacattgtgtTAACGCATTTTTGTGTACCGTAGACTGTAGTTTGTTTAagttgaagaagaaaaaaaggaacgTAGTGCAGGTTAATGACAACAGATAGCCTGCAGTCTGAGACGGTTTCCCCATGTTGTGACCTCACCATGTTAGCAAAACAGCTGTTCGCTCAAGCTTCGCTCCCACATGCAAGGATCAGAACATAAAGTGCCGTCCAACTGACCTAAATATTGCCATAACGCCGTTTCTCTTCTAGTTTTTCAACATCACGATagaaacaatacagaaataatataaatgatagACAGTTTTATATCGTTTGATGATAGATATCGTCATATAACCAAACCCTACTGCAACTCCCAGAGTTCTTCTATGCTGGATGCTTAATGAGATACATCACTCTCTATTGCTCCCCACCTCACAGCAGTCTACTGTCCATTACTCTGTTTCTCAAAGAATAGTATCATTCATTCAGCCTTCAAGACATAGAGACAGGTCAGACAGCCATTTGGGTTAAAAGCATTTTCCACTCTGGCGTCAGTGGCAGCTCCCCCTCTCTGTTGTGAATGAAGTCAGCTCCTCATGGTCAGACCTCAGACATCTGTACAATGATCCTTTACTTCCTTTCAGCAGATACAATTCACAGTTGAACAACATTTCTTCCCGTCTTTAGAATCGTCCTGTAGAGTAGTAGATGTGCTCTAATTATagttaatttaactttttaaatcatCATACAAAGCAGAGTATGTTTATAAGTCTTAAATCATGTCTGGTGGGgatctttatttttaaatgtttgtctaAATGTACCTCTTTTCACTTGAGTTTTTGGAACGTCCTCTTCTTCAGAGTCTTCACACAGCAGTTAAAGTCTTTTATTGCCAGATGGAAacataaacagacacacaaacagaaattgTTCAGTTGCCTCTGGCTGAATCACCGAATAGGAATTTATTCTCTTAAAGCAGAAAtctgttgttgttcttttgGATGTTAACTGTCTCCCTGGTGGGACACATAAAACTTGATGTGTTTTCCATATTTTTGGAAAGGAGAAACGGGAGTCCCCTActctttgtgtttcttcttTATGGAAAGCTGACAGAGGGAGAAATCCATCAACGCTGGTTCTGAAAGGATTCGGTCCTGGATTAATGGACTGTCAGACTTTTACAAAAAGCTACCCGCATCACTGACTCTCTGACGTCTGTCATGTTGGTCTGAAACTTTTGGCTTTTCTGTCTCGTCTCCAGCATTCGCTGTAAAAATGGAATGAACCATCTGAGAGACAGGGTCCCCCACATGGCAGATGGACTGTGCCAGTATGCACACCAGTTCAACAACAAGGTCCTTATCTGTAAGGTAAGACTGACTCCTGACACCAGTCTCGCCAGCTAGTTTAGATGTTCAAAATGTGATGTTGTTTATGTGGTTTCAGCTGTTCATAATGTTCACAATAACACGCTACGCATTTTCttatatattttctatattattGTCTGTGTCTCCAGAGGTGCTATGAAGGAGGCAGAGAGGTGATCGTCCTGCCCAAGACGTCAGCTTCTTCTGACAACCAATGGTTTGGACTGGCCAAGTATGCCTGGTCAGGGtatgtaaatacacacacacaaacacacacatatacgcacCTTTTCACTGCCTGTCATCCGATCATCTCACGGTGTCTCTCCGCCTCCCTCTCAGCTACGTGTTGGAGTGTGCTAGCTGTGGTGTAATCTACCGCAGCAGACAGTACTGGATGGGGAACCAGGACCCTGAGAGCGGTGTGGTGCGATCTGAGGTCAAGCACGTCTGGGAGGGGGTGAGTACGCCACCCTTCTTCTCTTACTCCAGTTAATAGTTTCAGTACAAAAGTCCTGAATACTGAGATGGATGAGATTATTCATATTCATCTTGCATCACTCGTTGCCACATCAGAACATTTAGAAACTGAGATTACATGACATTTGATTTGTCTCGGAGGGTCATTAAATTCATTCTTGTGTAACGTGCATAACATTTGCCCTtaatgcaacattaaaatgtcgACATCTTAAAGGACGTTTCGTGTTACAGTTAGCTTCACCAAAGAGACTGAGATCCTGCAAGTGGTACATTTCAACCAACATCAGAGAGGCATTCTTCCCAAAATACGACAAGAATTGCCCCAATTTCTAAAgtctgacagaaagagagaaattacCCCTCATTCTGGGGgggagaaatatatataaatatatcatatcatatatagtaaaggatatatatatatatatatatagtaaaggATATGGCGGtatgaatgaatatatatattatttaattgaattgacctatttcattatctattttattgtgttatatgaTATTGTTATTCAATTGTCTGCATTTTTTCATCCCTATTTCTTCCTTCAGTCGGACACCTTTCTGACCAACCACCAGAACGCTGCCCAGAGGGTCCTGGATGGGATGAACTACGTGATCCAGTCGGTGTCGGAGTACAGCACCGGCCCCACCAAGGCTGTCGCTGCCTGGGTCACTGACCAGGTGGCACCGCCATACTGGAGACCCAACACAGAGATCACCGTGAGTACGAAGAGctaaagacaaacaacaaaagAGTACAGAACAATTCCGATTAAAAGAATTAAAATTATAATACACAAGGCTGCATTGTATAACTAATTATTCAGTCAATGCCTGCAATAATAATGTCATCATGTCTGTCCTGCCATCACTGAACACTCCTCTCCCCCTCAGGCCTGTCATGACTGTCAGAAGGTGTTCGAGGAGGCGGAGAGGAAACACCACTGCCGATCGTGTGGCGAGGGTTTCTGTCACCCCTGCTCCAACCACAGGATGCCGGTGCCGGAGCGAGGCTGGGGCAGCGGGCCAGTCAGAGTGTGTAAGGCCTGCTACCGACAGGGAGGGCCAGCTGACACCAACAACCAGGGTAGGACACTAGTGAACTTTGTGTTAAATTACATAGAggtcatttgaataaagcaaaaGGTATTGATAGATCTTTATACATTACGTGGATTAATACAGAACAAGATTAAGCAtttaatttgcttcatttgtAATTTCAGATCTTACTACACCTAGATTTccaacttttttaaattttctttagtgtaaaatgtgttaaattaatttacagacagcataaaaaatgtaagaagCCGTGTAGTCACATTTCTGAATTTTTAAACTCCTTGAGGACGCCGGCAACCTCGGCCAACTTTACTctttttcagaggctgtagcaggctcagttttagagctagtgGGTAacgtactggtatcatatgaaactagacgacctgaggaatccattgataccagtagtcgggaagaatgctaaataatgcagttaggctacattttgacGAGGGtaaaactggaatggccatattcacaggggtcccttgacctctgacctcaagatatgtgaatgaaaatgggttgtatgggtacccacgagtctcccctttacagacatgcccactttatggtaatcacatgcagttttgggcaaaaccCCAGATGTGTTTTGCATGGagtataaatgtgtcattttagcctattttaaaatggtgtatttgaatatttctgcatactggggtccataaacagtcttggaattgcataaattgtgtctcactgtgaagctgagactcttgtggatctaatgagcccaatgttattcatgtgtgatgatgttagtccccaaagTAGCCATTTTCTCTTtaacaaattattttaattaattaatcatttgtttaatttctgaTTCCTGACTAGAACAAtatgacacacagtgctgcatctcaaattaatctccaggttcccagctttcagatgatgtgcaccacctctatgtgacatctactgctgacctgctatctccctctaaagaccctctgtacccccctaaaaaagacaaaaatgggtctatagtaaagaggggtggagtggaagaggttaagaCTCTTCAGTGGgaaaagatagaaaaaaagacacagatGTCTTGTATTTAAATGCTGATTGTATATCTGTGATAGCTGCTCATATATAAATAATGCTATTGTTGCTTTTTTGTATGTACGtctgtgtctttctctcacacatatacacacctCTTTTCTGTAGTGTGTAAGGTGGAGCCTCGTGGTCTGATAGCTCGCAGAGTGACGGAGATGGCCCAGTCTACACTGGACATGGTCACCACAGCTGTGGACTACCCGCTCTGTGAGTACAGCTGcattttactactactacacacTCTGTCAGTGCAGCTGGTTGCACATTATCTCCAAGTCAAATGACCAATCAGATGTTTATTGAACATGATTCTAATTACCAATTTTAGAGTAAAGAAATGTGATTTGGCCTGCCGTACCACTGCTGCAATCACTGGCTGGAATTGTCAAATTATAAAGCGCAAGTTTTTATTTGTTAGATAAACATAAGTGAAAGTAATTTTCTACTAGGGCCGGGATTTGTCGACGTAATCAACGTTATTGATTACAAAAATATGTAAGTGATGTAAGTTTTAAGTCAAGTACTTATGTAAAAATACTGATTCTCAAGTTCAGGGAAAGAGTTGCTGTGACATACAGTGATTAAATTAATCTACAGGAATCCAGTATTTTTCTGATCAGGCATCTGACAAATAAGGTCTATTATcttgttatattttttgtttttaagagaaaacgattgaataaaatgattaaatattaatcagacaagtttttgatatttattttggatAAATTAATTTTTATCTTAATCTGTAGTTtaaaaataattgataaattAGTCattagattaatcaataaaataatcgCCGCGCTAATTGTAACATTGTTCAGGGGAGAATAGAACATGACAACCGGGTTGCAACCAACCCGAAATGAGTTGACTCTAAAGTCCGTcaaagggaggtggatggacTGAACCACTGGGCCACTTTGACTTGATGGCTCACCTGCGAGGAACGTCTGGCATAAATAAACATCTAATGGTCTAAAGCTATCCATCCTTCAGGAGTTATTTAATATCTGTTTGGAGATTCACACCATAAACATTAATGAAGCTTGGTATCCTGTAAAGTGATTTACATCAGCCCCAGTGTATATAACATTATGCAGTTTCACAGAATGGTCTGTTCAGATATGGATATTTATTCTCTCATTAAAACCATATCCCGAAAATCTTGAATTCCTTCAGGTTTTATGAAAGACGTGGCTCGGCCAGACTACTGGGTGCCAGACCACGACATCACTCAGTGCCACCAGTGCTCAAAAACCTTCACTGCAGTGATGTCCAAGCACCACTGCAGGGCGTGTGGACAAGGCGTGTGCGGCCCATGCTCCACACACATCAAGCCCGTGCCCTCCCGAGGCTGGGACCACCCGGTCAGAGTGTGTGACAGCTGCCACGCCCGCAAGGATACTCTGTGAGCTGAACTTCCTCAGAtgatccacaaaaaaaaaaggctgtgaAGCCCGGCACTGCTGCTCCAAGAGAACAAGGAGTTTTGATAATGCAGCACTGAACTGGAATCAGTCTTGTTTTCACCTGAAAAGACGGGCTGTACTG encodes:
- the si:ch211-11n16.2 gene encoding zinc finger FYVE domain-containing protein 1; the encoded protein is MSDILMKEMESISIQAKEEESQDGSRSFLLVDEQENLKVRDETEFVDRLGCGDVAGVKVLSIFGNTGDGKSHTLNHILFGGESVFYTSKSPSSCTVGVWAAYDPTLSLVTLDTEGLLGAAANQNQRMRLLLKVLAVSDIVVYRTRAERLHNDMFQFLSNASGAYLKHFTPELRALSSRCGLDVPLSTLGPAVIVFQETTHTQLLGHDSKMTGQADTLLQKRFHDLNLGTEAFSSVQYVGTQTITPPTDYNRLLEAVRQQVKNTHTRSPRQPTIVFHALEALGERFCGELSDDKLTPFSFFPDEYFTCSAVCLSCNIRCKNGMNHLRDRVPHMADGLCQYAHQFNNKVLICKRCYEGGREVIVLPKTSASSDNQWFGLAKYAWSGYVLECASCGVIYRSRQYWMGNQDPESGVVRSEVKHVWEGSDTFLTNHQNAAQRVLDGMNYVIQSVSEYSTGPTKAVAAWVTDQVAPPYWRPNTEITACHDCQKVFEEAERKHHCRSCGEGFCHPCSNHRMPVPERGWGSGPVRVCKACYRQGGPADTNNQVCKVEPRGLIARRVTEMAQSTLDMVTTAVDYPLCFMKDVARPDYWVPDHDITQCHQCSKTFTAVMSKHHCRACGQGVCGPCSTHIKPVPSRGWDHPVRVCDSCHARKDTL